Genomic DNA from Triticum dicoccoides isolate Atlit2015 ecotype Zavitan chromosome 4B, WEW_v2.0, whole genome shotgun sequence:
ATAAATGAAGTAAGCACTTACTAGTCACAACTCGCAAGTATTACCGCGATTTATTTATTGTAATGTTCAGGGGCGCGTGGAAGTTAGCTATCCACGTGCCAGAACCATGAGGTGGTTTCGAGATCTTACGGGTTTCAGCCCTAGCCTATCCCAATTTGTTTGAACTAAAGgcttagttgttgttgttgttgtaatgtTCAGCGAGAGGGAGAATTTCCCCAGCTGAATTTCAATTGAAGGGGCTTATAGCCAGATAATTACAGAAGCGAGTACTGCAAGGACTGCATGCATTGGCGTTTTAATATCCATGGGGGACTCTGCTAATTAGCATTGCTCGAGCTTGCAACGATGCCTGAAGAGACAGCTGACTTACCTGATCCAGTTGCGGTCGGTGGAGACGAGCGCGACGGCGGGGCGCTTGAGCCGCTTGGCGACGTTGGGGAACCTGTCTAGAAATTTGGGCTCGATCACAAGCCAGAAGTCCTGCTCCTTGCTGCGCTCCTCGTAGAGCCGCAGCTTCTCCTGGAGCTGCTCCTGGAAGTGTTCTTCGTCGTCCAGCATGAACTTGGCGTTCGCCACCAGGAAGTAGTAGGTCCGCGACTTCCCCTCCTGCAGCGCACAGAAAACACCACCACGTCGTCTCAAAACTGAGAAGAAAACTCCACTTGCCCGGTGCCGCGAAATGCGAAACACGGGAAGCGTGCGCCGATGCTTACTTTCTCGGAAGGCTCCGCGGAGCCTTGCCGGTCGGatacggcggtggcggcgcggcggaggcTCTCGAAGCGCGTCGGCGGGCAGGAGACGGAGAGGGCTGGACGACTAGCGGGGGCGGACCCGGCGTGGGCGTGGGCGCGGGCGCGGGGGAGCGCAGCCCTGGACGGCGCGAGGGTCGCGCAGGGGCGGAGGGACAGCGTCGCCGGAGCCACCATTGGCTCGGTGGGGTCTAACTGAACTGAATCGTAGAGGGTAGAGGAACGGAAGAAGATGGTACGGAGCAGAGAGCCTTATCTGGACAGCAACTGGGGGAACGCCTCTACTTCGCGCTTTGCCAGTGAACTTCAGGGGTGAAATATGGGCCGGAGTACGGCGATGTGGGCTTGTCGACTAGGATCTTCGGCATGTACTACTTCTTTTCCTGGCTGACTGAGTTCCGGATCTCACAGTCCCCTGTCACTCGGTTTCTAAAAAAAAAAAAAATCCCCCGTCTCTGGTTTGTCTAAATATAAATAAAAAGTCCCTTGTCTCTGGTGTAGGGTTTCCACATGAAGGACTGCAGCAGCAACCGCCGCAGCTGGAGAAATTTTGGTCCCCTCGCCTCCGGCTGCCATTCTGGAGCTGGGAGATAGGGGACCTCGGATCTTCAAGAGTTCTACGTTCTTCATTAACATCTAGTGGGCAAACGATCGCACATATGGGACGGCCAACCAATGTTCACTTCAACTAGAGAGACAGGTGAAAAGGGAGGCATCGAGGGATCGATCCCGGATCCGTTGGGTGGTGTATAGCGCTGCTAGCCAATGAGGCGCGGTTAGGTTCCTGCTAAACTGGGAGGCGCGGCCAAATTGAGATAAAAGGGCCAACATTTCTTGTAACATTCCAGGGACGAAAACTGTTTGTTCCCTGGGTTTTCTAGTTTTCAATAAGTTTTTTACTCTCTTATTTCCTTTGTTTTTTCATTTTCGTCCCTTTtctattatttttttgtttttctttctccaTTTTTTATTCTTCTACTTTTAAATTTTAATTAATGATGTTTTTAtaatttatgatttttttaaaattcctTAACATTTTTTATATTAGAGAATAATTTTTATAATTATCAACGTTTTTGTATATCAAACATTTGTCAAATTCAATAACATATTTACAGATCAGTGAACATTTTTATTCAGAAATATTATTTtccaatttgtgaacattttttattcgtgaattttttttgaattcgtgaactttttttatttgcaaacatttttcaaattcatgaacactgtttagaatccatgaacatttttttggttcACAAAAGTTTTTTGAATTCACGAACACTTTTTTAATTCGTGAATATTTCTTTCAATTCACGAGCATTTCCTTAAATTCATGAAAAAAAAAATTCGTGACCAACTTTTGAATTCACGGACatttttttgaattcgtgaacattttctgaattcacAGGCATTTTTCAAACActcatttttttaattcatgaacttttttgttTCGAAGAATATTTTTGAATGCGTGAAAAGTTTAGAAAATCTATGGAGATTTTTTGAATTCATGGACATATTGTgagtttgtgaacatttttcaaatccatgaacaatttttgaattcctGAATATATTTTTGCATTTGTGAATaatttttgaatttaggaaaaaaagcAAATTTATAAATATTTATGAATTCCTGAATATATTTTTGCTTTGTATTCCCAAATGATTTTGAATTTATTATAAATTAAAGAGACAAAAAATAATGAGAAAAAATAATGAAAACCAGGCTGCTAattaacaaaacaaaacaaaacaaaaatgtccGATTGCTATATCACCACGCAATTTTTTGTATGGTGGTAGATAGTATCTTGTCCCATGAATGTGATGCACTCCAGAAGAAATGGCTAGGTGCATCAGGCTTGGCTACTTTTTCTTTGTTTTCAAACATGGCGGCCCATTGGTAGAGGCGTGTAAGGATTTCATTAATGCAGGATGTATGCAATCTACTGTTTACTATCCGTCTTGGTAGTATCGACTAGTTGTATTCACCACGCGCATTGTTGTGTACATTGTCAAACCAAGCGATTTTTTTATGTGTGAACCTTGCTTATAACAATCACATATGAGATTTCCTCGGTTATTACCGACTAATGCATGATTGTGTTTATGCAAATttaatactcccaccattcctaaatataagtctttttttaaagattttaatatagactacataagaagcaaaatgagtgaatctacatcctaaaatatgtctatatacatacaCATGCAGTTCGCATTGAAATCTCTAAGAAGATTTATATATTTATGAATGGAGAGAGTATATTTCATGTGCTCATATATTTACGAGTATTCCTATCATTTTTGATGTTCAAGTAGACGGACGCGGCAATGCTCACCATCGACGATCAGGTCTTGATTATCCTGAATCCATGCGACCCAATTTCCATAGTCCGATGTTATGTTCTCAGCAAATCGCGCGCACAAACtgacacaccacacacacaaaatGTGAAGCGAGTGGGTGCGCTAGCGGTTGGGTTTCCGGCCGCATGAGTTGCTTCGGGACAACGCTGGGTATCACGGTATTCTGCTTTGCCGATGCTCTGAGTGTAAATTTCCCTTGCACGCTAACGCTAGTACACGGCCGCATGTAACTAAGCCAGGTTGTGTCGGTGCATCATCCATTCACCTATCACACGCAACGCAGCAGCATCTGGTCATCCAGATTTAGTGCTAGGACGGATACGTAGTGCGTAGGCGCTCTCATGGCGAAGGATTGCGCTGGCCTCGCGTGCAGCGGGCAAACGAGCTGCTTTCTTATCGCCTACGCGTCCCGTGGCAGGTCACAACTGCAACCACCGTCCAAGGGTGAGTGGTGGCTCGGTGCACGCTCGATGCTGCAGACGTAGTACGTGTTTGCTTTCTGCTTTCCGGGTGGCAGCAACCAACAGGTCAGCCAAGGCATGTATAATAGCGACATATGGATACAGATGCCTAATGATAAATAGTAATTTGAGgcattttaattttttttccttcCCAATGCAAACTGTTACTGTGGGCCTCATCAAAGAATAGAAAGTAACTCTCACTACACATGCATCCCTACTTTGtacttcaactttttcaactttaTTCACCAAACCATTTTTTTTCTCTTCAAGCATCCGCCTCCTGCAGAGGATCATGCTTCCTTATCCAAACCTATTTTTTCTGtcatccgatcctacatggcatgtgAGACATTACCCTGAGGCTATGAATTGGCCATGCCCTCATGTAGAGATCTTTTCTGCAAAATCGTCAAGAGATAGCTCTGGCCCGGACATGGCACCTCGCGACGCGATGCCGTCAGGAGGAGCCGGGTCAAAGGCCGGGGCAGCAGGCTCCACCATGCCGAGCTGAGGGCCACGGTCGCACACGCCGTCGCTCGAGCTTGGTCGAGGAGCCGCCTTCGCCACGAGCTCCCTCGGTAGGAGCCTACCAGGTCGTGGGCGTCATCACCGCTGCAACTCGTTTGCCGGCCAGCTGGATCCCGCTCTGCCGCGCGCCCGAACCAAGCCCTAGAGCCTCGCTCGAATCCATCTTCCCCGTGTGACTGGTGCCTGGGGCGCCGCTCAGCTGGCCCGCGTTGTACTTCTGCTATGCGCGTCCGTGCAATAGCCACACAAATTGTCCTGCAGTGCAGCTGCGACTCCATGGCCTCGCGTCGGGACGCCGAGCGGCCGATGGACTGGAGCGGAGCacggttttttttcgaaaaagaAGGATATACCCCGgcttctgcatctggacgatgaatgcagtcattttattaattattcacaaagactttACAAAATTATATGTCAGTATGCCTGAAGCCACCTCTTGGCAACACACATGTCGCTACTCATATCCCTTTGATGAAGGGATGCCGAAAATGTCGAAgcctaataccaaatagacatcGCACCAAATCCTAACATCTAATGTTGGATGCCCCAACCAAGGCACAATGCCAGAACTGGGTAACACACCGGTTTGGCGCACTCATAGGCCGCCGCCATCTCCAACCGTTGATCCATCTGCAGAGCAGGTACTGACGCACCAACCTTGACAAGCCTATCGTCAACGCCATCATGGCGTCAGACAATGCCACCATCTTGCACGTGTCCATCCATACGCGCCCATCGCTGAAACTCCGCCGCGCCATGCCACCGTGAAGAAATTGAGGTCCTAGTCGTATGTGTGTCCTACTCGTATGTGTGAGAAGAAGAGAAAGAGATGGGTTGGTTTAAAATTGAGGTGGGCAGAAGAGTCTTTCCGCGTGCTACGTACAGTAGTACGTATTTGACACCGTTAGCTGAAAAATTGGAGGGGGAAATAAGTCTCTGAGTCCGAGTGATCCACACCCAATTCCCTTGTTTCTTTTGAGGGAGGGCACGTGCATGTTGCGTGGACAGTCGTATGAGATGCGATTCTTAAATTTGATGGACGGAATATATTTAAGCCTAGGCTAGGCAAGACAAGAGCGTCTATCTAGTAGCCGGGGGCCATGGAAGCGCAGGACCACTGCACCATATTGTATGgaagaaataacaaacaacaaataaAACCGACCCTGGAGCTGGAGGGCACGAGCAGTCTCAAGTAAAGATATTCGCTCAAAAAATAAAAGGTCTGAAGAAAGATTCATCTGCCAACGGAAACGACACCTGTTGGGTTCCAGATAAAAAACCCCACCCTGCGGTGGATGCGTGTAAACAAAGAGCGAAACATGGCATGTGCGGCCGCGCGCTGCGCACGACCTGCCCACTTCACGCCCGAGTCGTCCTGACGGTGGATTTCATTTCCTAATCCTATGGCTGCCTGCAGGTTCTTCTCTAGCAGCGTTGTTGGCAAGGTGTCCTATCGTGATCCAGCGAGTCACGGTCTGTGACCATCAATCGGTCGAGGTGGAATGCCACAAAGTCCGTTTTAGTGCGCCTAGCCTAAGAAAACGTCACGGGCCGGGCATGACGCCGTCGAGAGTGATGTACGCTGCACACCCAACAACCTCCTCGGCCCCAGCTCGGGGTTAACTGCGGCCGGTTCGTGGAGTGTTGATTTTGTGCTGGCAGACGATACTAATCCAGCCGGGCAACGTTAACATCGGTAGTACCGTACGTGAGTACTCACGTTTGAAGCGGGGTCAGGGAAGTTAACCCACGCAATCGCCGTGGTACCACAGACAAGGCAGGTGAGACCGCACGGACCAACATTTATTTACAtccagaaagaaagaaagaatttcACGAGCCAGGACCGACGGAGACTTTTTGCAAAGCCAACCCCTCCCTACGGTACCCGCCCCTGGGGTGCGGTTGGGCGGCAGGCACATGGGGCCGTGCGTTGCGAGGTGGGCGTGGTTCGGAAGGAAACTGGCGCCCGGCACGTGGGCCGGGGCGTGCACAGTAGCTACGGTGTGGCGGAGACCGGGTGCAGCAGGTGGAGGCGAACGTGCGTGCCCTCctcaagggcatgtacaatggttgataagatagttttatcttaagttttgcatgtaaATTAGATATGACAAAAAAATATATCTACAaagggtcatctcttagccttatctttaatAATTAACTGTTTCTAAAAATatggtgagacaaattgtgctaagagatcatctcttgtcttcttttaaataagagaagacaagccttctcttatgatttctctcccctccacctcatcatttattctACGTGGCACCCTTAAGAtaaaaccattgtacatgccctgagtGACGCGTCGTATACCGTTACTACCAAGCTGGCGGCGGCGTCACCCGTCCTTTCCGGAGACCCACGAATCATGGCAGCGACGTTTTTTTTTTCGAAAAcagcttttattttatttttacccGCTCCATCTAGAACATGTTGTCCTGGGATGGAGTTCGGGCAACACAGTTCATCAAATCCGTGAAAAACAACCAAAAACTGAAACAGCTCCAAGACGCTCCTTTTTTTGTTCCGTTATTATCTTGTGATAGCTGAACCCGATCAAGCTCCGATCTAATGTGATCGCATGGGGAGGGGGGATACGTAAAAACCGACAAAAATGACTATTTTTGAAAAGTTTAGCGCATAATAAATCCGTTTTGAAAATATTTCACAANNNNNNNNNNNNNNNNNNNNNNNNNNNNNNNNNNNNNNNNNNNNNNNNNNNNNNNNNNNNNNNNNNNNNNNNNNNNNNNNNNNNNNNNNNNNNNNNNNNNNNNNNNNNNNNNNNNNNNNNNNNNNNNNNNNNNNNNNNNNNNNNNNNNNNNNNNNNNNNNNNNNNNNNNNNNNNNNNNNNNNNNNNNNNNNNNNNNNNNNNNNNNNNNNNNNNNNNNNNNNNNNNNNNNNNNNNNNNNNNNNNNNNNNNNNNNNNNNNNNNNNNNNNNNNNNNNNNNNNNNNNNNNNNNNNNNNNNNNNNNNNNNNNNNNNNNNNNNNNNNNNNNNNNNNNNNNNNNNNNNNNNNNNNNNNNNNNNNNNNNNNNNNNNNNNNNNNNNNNNNNNNNNNNNNNNNNNNNNNNNNNNNNNNNNNNNNNNNNNNNNNNNNNNNNNNNNNNNNNNNNNNNNNNNNNNNNNNNNGGTAACCAACATCATGTTTAGGCTTGATTTCTGCGAATCTATGGGCAATTTACTGATCATAATATGAACATATCTCCTGGGCTGGGGGGGTAACCAACATCATGTTTAGGCTTGATTTCTGCGAATCTATGGGCAATTTACTGATCATAATATGAACATATCTCCTGGGCTGGGGGGGGGTCCAGGTTGATCTCCACTAAGCTCCGCACCGCCAGCACTGACCTGCCATGTTGGCGCGGCCTGGCTCCAACCAATGGAACATGATGCCCCACGCGGGGGCCCCATGCGTCAGCGCTGACCTGCCATGTTGGGGCACCCTGGCCCGAGCATTACGCCCCACGCGGGGTCGCCATCCCGAGAAACATGGCGACTTGACCCGGGGTGTCATGCCCCCTCATTGGAGAAAACGGCTAGGGCCGAGCACGACGCCTCACAGCTAAATCAGACCAACTCTATTTCTTTCTCTCCCGTTTGTCTTCTCACAACCGCCGCCCTCTCCCCTTCTCCCCCACCCTACCAAATCGGTGGCCAAAAGGTATGGATAGGAGGGGGGATGGATCTTCTTCCCCTTCCAATCCTCCAGTTATTCTCCTCTCTTTCCCTTCTTTTTATTGGTTAAAATCACATTGACCCAATTTTGAAAAACCCTAGCTCATCcactttttttcaaaattcattGATGCTTGCACTTGTATTTGTTGAGTATGGTTAAGGATTGTATGGTATAGTTAGGGATTTGGTACATATAGTTGGTCTTTTGGTTTTATTTAGGTATGGGTTAGGGTTTGTAGCAAATTTGGCATGACAGTAGTAACAATATTTGCAAATGTGTGTATCTATGTACACTTGTATGGATATTTGTGGCTATGCATTTATTTGCACATGTATGTATCCGTT
This window encodes:
- the LOC119296260 gene encoding uncharacterized protein LOC119296260 is translated as MVAPATLSLRPCATLAPSRAALPRARAHAHAGSAPASRPALSVSCPPTRFESLRRAATAVSDRQGSAEPSEKEGKSRTYYFLVANAKFMLDDEEHFQEQLQEKLRLYEERSKEQDFWLVIEPKFLDRFPNVAKRLKRPAVALVSTDRNWIRFMKLRLDRVLAEQFDAETLEEALASNPAELKFDKPEKWTAPYPKYESGWWEAFLPPKSSNGTA